In Coregonus clupeaformis isolate EN_2021a chromosome 7, ASM2061545v1, whole genome shotgun sequence, one genomic interval encodes:
- the LOC121568983 gene encoding fas-binding factor 1 homolog isoform X2 → MAKQKKGQKSSIDDMLGDLLGDDDFPVKAKAPAREAGRLGPPLPSQSGKRSLLGDDDFFSKLAEEAENDEGSDVSEADPTALLESMKDIDDMDADLFGSKKKPSSAPAQSKCSGIGGPTKDPPKSGNKLKGGGISDEPAIEEKKPSSAPASTARGYKKFSFTGDDDDDLAPTTDKKDFDDPLADLLDDLPIEDKKEPKITKKAPDSPIIKKKETASPAPVPKKRDDLTFDDDEDDLMDALGFGESPKQSPKKTETVLVPKKESELPQRARTRLDEILGRGTSPHLLERPPTGERKDPPQQQEKQQQQQHQKTPTTKDPFLEEDLTFGSYQPTLVTTPEGRHSRRQSVRFSTEDISASSPEKKPKPITLTTTFPRPAADWLGLSQDDEEEEEKEKPPPVPEPLKTPSSLSVGSKPSSSGNRIPQPLTETPNTSSKPPKPVGPSAEVSASQKDEDDWLSGALSRKKTQSSTRSEEKKTTQEDFLGLGDEVDLESFLSKRGSSPASRRKDASTPNTEPGDSPLPREPSPTAHSTPLREDQSRPVPQQSQMQNTAPAVQPQVSLSADSFQQMLLQQQQLVQSQLLGLGGAVDVVGLQRQKRETEKQNGDLALQARIIKLEGQVRSLQLELHQNQMLLESVQQRHKQDTELMENTHRARVKLLEDSAAQREARARQECEDLAERLATATRIAEQERTELQAQHQRRLAQTQQDRDREVERLRDLQRKSILEMKKDHEDQVQRLKRLKDEEIDAVTSATSQTRSLTVVIEQMEHFSHRLGDLSSRVESTHENTAQGLEQGARQRDEQLRVMQDRLGQQQRAMAEERTRLKEVIAKMDTQLAEQQRQLEKERWRVNAEQAKADSSQRGLDEERRSLTQHINMEREELERAKSALLEEQQQVMQRCAEERRTLAAEWTQFHAQEKQRQDRAEREASRALERDAHREGSIISMAQEQVDLKLRAGELKQREEAVVREREALERQREELDREKERLSGTGLRLKTRAQEVEAFSKLASEKFEEGEKALQEARQVETEHQTRLRSIHSQMERLRQQEQHLHQERMKMTEQRREVERLKHSLPVTPFPQSMAPIFTADVSPVLSVPQIASTQAVPQPSLLFAGPGSTELQARLALLRHTAEKDRDFLQDEQFFLDTLKKAPYNSAFHTD, encoded by the exons ATG GCTAAACAGAAGAAAGGACAGAAGA GTTCAATTGATGATATGTTAGGAGACCTGTTGGGAGATGATG ATTTCCCAGTGAAGGCCAAAGCTCCGGCCCGTGAAGCAGGCAGACTAGGACCTCCTCTACCATCACAAAGTGGAAAACG CTCACTATTGGGCGACGACGACTTCTTCAGCAAACTGGCTGAGGAAGCTGAAAATGATGAG GGCTCTGATGTTTCTGAGGCTGATCCCACAGCCTTACTGGAAAGTATGAAG GACATAGATGATATGGACGCTGATCTCTTTGGATCAAAGAAAAAGCCCAGTTCAGCCCCAGCTCAGAGTAAATGCTCCGGCATTGGAGGACCTACGAAAGATCCTCCTAAATCAGGAAACAAGTTAAAAGGAGGGGGAATCTCAGATGAGCCAGCCATTGAGGAGAAGAAGCCCAGTTCTGCTCCTGCATCCACAGCACGTGGCTACAAGAAGTTCAGCTTCACTGGT gatgatgatgatgatcttgCCCCAACAACTGACAAAAAAG ACTTTGATGATCCTTTGGCTGACCTGTTAGATGATCTACCCATAGAAGACAAAAAGGAACCAAAAATCACCAAAAAGGCCCCAGACTCCCCTATCATAAAGAAAAAAGAAACAG CCTCACCAGCTCCAGTTCCAAAGAAGCGGGATGACCTTACGTTTGATGATGACGAGGATGACCTAATGGATGCATTGGGGTTTGGAGAGAGTCCCAAACAGAGCCCTAAGAAGACGGAGACAGTGCTTGTACCAAAGAAAGAGAG TGAGCTCCCTCAGAGAGCACGCACCAGGCTAGATGAGATTCTGGGGCGCGGGACGTCCCCTCACCTTCTGGAGCGCCCTCCAACAGGGGAGAGGAAGGACCCTCCGCAGCAGCAGGaaaagcagcagcagcaacaacatcaGAAGACCCCCACTACTAAAG ACCCCTTCCTAGAAGAAGACCTGACGTTTGGTTCTTATCAGCCCACACTGGTCACTACACCTGAGGGACGCCACTCACGCAGACAGTCGGTCAG ATTCTCCACTGAGGACATCAGTGCCTCTTCTCCTGAGAAGAAACCCAAACCCATCACGCTCACCACTACCTTCCCCCGGCCTGCTGCAGACTGGCTGGGGCTCTCGcaggatgatgaggaggaggaagagaaggaaaagCCCCCGCCTGTACCAGAACCCTTGAAGACCCCCtcctctttgtcagtgggaagtAAACCCTCCTCATCTGGCAACCGCATTCCACAGCCATTGACAGAGACCCCAAACACCTCTTCCAAACCCCCCAAGCCAGTAGGACCCAGTGCAGAGGTCTCTGCCAGCCAAAAGGATGAAGATGATTGGCTATCAGGGGCATTGAGCAGGAAGAAGACTCAATCATCCACACGGTCAGAGGAAAAGAAGACAACCCAGGAAGACTTTCTGGGGCTTGGAGATGAGGTGGATCTGGAGTCGTTTCTCAG TAAACGTGGTTCTTCACCAGCTTCCAGGAGGAAAGATGCATCTACCCCCAACACGGAACCAGG AGATTCTCCTCTGCCCAGGGAGCCCAGCCCTACTGCTCATTCTACCCCATTGAGAGAGGACCAGTCCAGGCCTG TGCCACAGCAAAGCCAGATGCAGAACACTGCACCTGCTGTCCAACCACAG GTGTCTCTTTCAGCAGACAGTTTTCAACAAATGTTACTACAACAGCAGCAG TTGGTGCAGTCCCAGCTGCTGGGGTTAGGGGGAGCTGTGGATGTAGTTGGGCtgcagagacagaagagagagactgagaagcAGAATGGAGATCTAGCTTTACAGGCACGCATCATCAAACTGGAGGGACAG GTGAGATCTCTACAGCTGGAGCTACACCAGAACCAGATGTTGCTGGAGAGTGTTCAGCAGAGACACAAGCAGGACACTGAGCTcatggagaacacacacag GGCTCGTGTGAAGCTGCTTGAGGATTCTGCAGCACAGCGAGAAGCACGGGCACGACAGGAATGCGAGGATCTAGCGGAGCGCCTGGCCACCGCCACGCGTATAGCTGAACAGGAGCGTACAGAGCTGCAGGCACAGCACCAGCGCAGACTGGCCCAAACCCAGCAGGACAGAGACCGAGAGGTGGAGAGACTCAGGGACCTACAGAG GAAGTCTATTTTGGAGATGAAGAAAGACCATGAGGATCAGGTCCAGAGGCTGAAGAGATTGAAGGATGAGGAGATTGATGCTGTGACCAGTGCCACATCACAAACCAG GTCCCTGACAGTGGTGATTGAGCAGATGGAGCATTTCTCCCACAGGCTGGGGGACCTTTCGTCTCGGGTGGAGAGCACCCATGAGAACACAGCTCAGGGGCTGGAGCAAGGGGCACGGCAGAGAGACGAACAGCTCCGAG TGATGCAGGACCGTCTGGGCCAGCAGCAGAGGGCCATGGCAGAGGAGAGAACAAGGCTCAAAGAAGTCATCGCCAAGATGGACACCCAGCTGGCTGAGCAGCAGAGGCAACTAGAGAAG GAGCGCTGGAGGGTGAATGCGGAGCAGGCTAAGGCTGACTCATCTCAGAGAGGCCTGGACGAGGAGAGACGCTCTCTGACTCAGCACATCaacatggagagagaggagctggagagggcaAAA AGTGCCCTGTTGGAGGAGCAGCAGCAGGTAATGCAGCGCTgtgcggaggagaggaggacgcTGGCGGCTGAGTGGACACAGTTCCACGCCCAGGAGAAGCAGAGGCAGGACCGGGCAGAGCGGGAGGCCAGCCGGGCGCTGGAGAGGGATGCCCACAGAGAGGGCTCCATCATCAGCATGGCACAG GAACAGGTGGACCTGAAGCTGCGTGCTGGGGAGCTGAAGCAGCGTGAGGAGGCTGTAGTGCGGGAGAGGGAGGCtctggagagacagagggaggagctggacagggagaaggagaggctgAGTGGTACAGGCCTGCGGCTGAAGACACGCGCCCAGGAGGTGGAGGCCTTCAGTAAG CTGGCGTCAGAGAAGtttgaggagggggagaaggccCTGCAGGAGGCCAGACAGGTGGAGACGGAGCACCAGACCAGGCTGAGGAGCATCCACTCCCAGATGGAGAGACTGAGACAGCAGGAGCAACACCTCCATCAG GAGAGAATGAAGATGACAGAGCAGCGTAGAGAAGTGGAGAGACTGAAGCACAGCCTTCCAGTCACTCCTTTTCCTCAATCTATGGCCCCCATATTCACAG CAGACGTCAGCCCAGTGTTGTCAGTACCGCAGATTGCGTCAACCCAGGCTGTTCCCCAGCCCTCACTCCTGTTCGCCGGTCCTGGTTCTACGGAGCTCCAGGCCAGATTGGCCCTGCTCAGGCACACAGCAGAGAAG GATCGTGACTTTCTGCAGGACGAGCAGTTCTTCTTGGACACACTCAAGAAAGCACCTTACAATTCAGCCTTTCACACAGATTAA
- the LOC121568983 gene encoding fas-binding factor 1 homolog isoform X1, producing MAKQKKGQKSSIDDMLGDLLGDDDFPVKAKAPAREAGRLGPPLPSQSGKRSLLGDDDFFSKLAEEAENDEGSDVSEADPTALLESMKDIDDMDADLFGSKKKPSSAPAQSKCSGIGGPTKDPPKSGNKLKGGGISDEPAIEEKKPSSAPASTARGYKKFSFTDDDDDLAPTTDKKDFDDPLADLLDDLPIEDKKEPKITKKAPDSPIIKKKETASPAPVPKKRDDLTFDDDEDDLMDALGFGESPKQSPKKTETVLVPKKESSELPQRARTRLDEILGRGTSPHLLERPPTGERKDPPQQQEKQQQQQHQKTPTTKDPFLEEDLTFGSYQPTLVTTPEGRHSRRQSVRFSTEDISASSPEKKPKPITLTTTFPRPAADWLGLSQDDEEEEEKEKPPPVPEPLKTPSSLSVGSKPSSSGNRIPQPLTETPNTSSKPPKPVGPSAEVSASQKDEDDWLSGALSRKKTQSSTRSEEKKTTQEDFLGLGDEVDLESFLSKRGSSPASRRKDASTPNTEPGDSPLPREPSPTAHSTPLREDQSRPVPQQSQMQNTAPAVQPQVSLSADSFQQMLLQQQQLVQSQLLGLGGAVDVVGLQRQKRETEKQNGDLALQARIIKLEGQVRSLQLELHQNQMLLESVQQRHKQDTELMENTHRARVKLLEDSAAQREARARQECEDLAERLATATRIAEQERTELQAQHQRRLAQTQQDRDREVERLRDLQRKSILEMKKDHEDQVQRLKRLKDEEIDAVTSATSQTRSLTVVIEQMEHFSHRLGDLSSRVESTHENTAQGLEQGARQRDEQLRVMQDRLGQQQRAMAEERTRLKEVIAKMDTQLAEQQRQLEKERWRVNAEQAKADSSQRGLDEERRSLTQHINMEREELERAKSALLEEQQQVMQRCAEERRTLAAEWTQFHAQEKQRQDRAEREASRALERDAHREGSIISMAQEQVDLKLRAGELKQREEAVVREREALERQREELDREKERLSGTGLRLKTRAQEVEAFSKLASEKFEEGEKALQEARQVETEHQTRLRSIHSQMERLRQQEQHLHQERMKMTEQRREVERLKHSLPVTPFPQSMAPIFTADVSPVLSVPQIASTQAVPQPSLLFAGPGSTELQARLALLRHTAEKDRDFLQDEQFFLDTLKKAPYNSAFHTD from the exons ATG GCTAAACAGAAGAAAGGACAGAAGA GTTCAATTGATGATATGTTAGGAGACCTGTTGGGAGATGATG ATTTCCCAGTGAAGGCCAAAGCTCCGGCCCGTGAAGCAGGCAGACTAGGACCTCCTCTACCATCACAAAGTGGAAAACG CTCACTATTGGGCGACGACGACTTCTTCAGCAAACTGGCTGAGGAAGCTGAAAATGATGAG GGCTCTGATGTTTCTGAGGCTGATCCCACAGCCTTACTGGAAAGTATGAAG GACATAGATGATATGGACGCTGATCTCTTTGGATCAAAGAAAAAGCCCAGTTCAGCCCCAGCTCAGAGTAAATGCTCCGGCATTGGAGGACCTACGAAAGATCCTCCTAAATCAGGAAACAAGTTAAAAGGAGGGGGAATCTCAGATGAGCCAGCCATTGAGGAGAAGAAGCCCAGTTCTGCTCCTGCATCCACAGCACGTGGCTACAAGAAGTTCAGCTTCACTG atgatgatgatgatcttgCCCCAACAACTGACAAAAAAG ACTTTGATGATCCTTTGGCTGACCTGTTAGATGATCTACCCATAGAAGACAAAAAGGAACCAAAAATCACCAAAAAGGCCCCAGACTCCCCTATCATAAAGAAAAAAGAAACAG CCTCACCAGCTCCAGTTCCAAAGAAGCGGGATGACCTTACGTTTGATGATGACGAGGATGACCTAATGGATGCATTGGGGTTTGGAGAGAGTCCCAAACAGAGCCCTAAGAAGACGGAGACAGTGCTTGTACCAAAGAAAGAGAG CAGTGAGCTCCCTCAGAGAGCACGCACCAGGCTAGATGAGATTCTGGGGCGCGGGACGTCCCCTCACCTTCTGGAGCGCCCTCCAACAGGGGAGAGGAAGGACCCTCCGCAGCAGCAGGaaaagcagcagcagcaacaacatcaGAAGACCCCCACTACTAAAG ACCCCTTCCTAGAAGAAGACCTGACGTTTGGTTCTTATCAGCCCACACTGGTCACTACACCTGAGGGACGCCACTCACGCAGACAGTCGGTCAG ATTCTCCACTGAGGACATCAGTGCCTCTTCTCCTGAGAAGAAACCCAAACCCATCACGCTCACCACTACCTTCCCCCGGCCTGCTGCAGACTGGCTGGGGCTCTCGcaggatgatgaggaggaggaagagaaggaaaagCCCCCGCCTGTACCAGAACCCTTGAAGACCCCCtcctctttgtcagtgggaagtAAACCCTCCTCATCTGGCAACCGCATTCCACAGCCATTGACAGAGACCCCAAACACCTCTTCCAAACCCCCCAAGCCAGTAGGACCCAGTGCAGAGGTCTCTGCCAGCCAAAAGGATGAAGATGATTGGCTATCAGGGGCATTGAGCAGGAAGAAGACTCAATCATCCACACGGTCAGAGGAAAAGAAGACAACCCAGGAAGACTTTCTGGGGCTTGGAGATGAGGTGGATCTGGAGTCGTTTCTCAG TAAACGTGGTTCTTCACCAGCTTCCAGGAGGAAAGATGCATCTACCCCCAACACGGAACCAGG AGATTCTCCTCTGCCCAGGGAGCCCAGCCCTACTGCTCATTCTACCCCATTGAGAGAGGACCAGTCCAGGCCTG TGCCACAGCAAAGCCAGATGCAGAACACTGCACCTGCTGTCCAACCACAG GTGTCTCTTTCAGCAGACAGTTTTCAACAAATGTTACTACAACAGCAGCAG TTGGTGCAGTCCCAGCTGCTGGGGTTAGGGGGAGCTGTGGATGTAGTTGGGCtgcagagacagaagagagagactgagaagcAGAATGGAGATCTAGCTTTACAGGCACGCATCATCAAACTGGAGGGACAG GTGAGATCTCTACAGCTGGAGCTACACCAGAACCAGATGTTGCTGGAGAGTGTTCAGCAGAGACACAAGCAGGACACTGAGCTcatggagaacacacacag GGCTCGTGTGAAGCTGCTTGAGGATTCTGCAGCACAGCGAGAAGCACGGGCACGACAGGAATGCGAGGATCTAGCGGAGCGCCTGGCCACCGCCACGCGTATAGCTGAACAGGAGCGTACAGAGCTGCAGGCACAGCACCAGCGCAGACTGGCCCAAACCCAGCAGGACAGAGACCGAGAGGTGGAGAGACTCAGGGACCTACAGAG GAAGTCTATTTTGGAGATGAAGAAAGACCATGAGGATCAGGTCCAGAGGCTGAAGAGATTGAAGGATGAGGAGATTGATGCTGTGACCAGTGCCACATCACAAACCAG GTCCCTGACAGTGGTGATTGAGCAGATGGAGCATTTCTCCCACAGGCTGGGGGACCTTTCGTCTCGGGTGGAGAGCACCCATGAGAACACAGCTCAGGGGCTGGAGCAAGGGGCACGGCAGAGAGACGAACAGCTCCGAG TGATGCAGGACCGTCTGGGCCAGCAGCAGAGGGCCATGGCAGAGGAGAGAACAAGGCTCAAAGAAGTCATCGCCAAGATGGACACCCAGCTGGCTGAGCAGCAGAGGCAACTAGAGAAG GAGCGCTGGAGGGTGAATGCGGAGCAGGCTAAGGCTGACTCATCTCAGAGAGGCCTGGACGAGGAGAGACGCTCTCTGACTCAGCACATCaacatggagagagaggagctggagagggcaAAA AGTGCCCTGTTGGAGGAGCAGCAGCAGGTAATGCAGCGCTgtgcggaggagaggaggacgcTGGCGGCTGAGTGGACACAGTTCCACGCCCAGGAGAAGCAGAGGCAGGACCGGGCAGAGCGGGAGGCCAGCCGGGCGCTGGAGAGGGATGCCCACAGAGAGGGCTCCATCATCAGCATGGCACAG GAACAGGTGGACCTGAAGCTGCGTGCTGGGGAGCTGAAGCAGCGTGAGGAGGCTGTAGTGCGGGAGAGGGAGGCtctggagagacagagggaggagctggacagggagaaggagaggctgAGTGGTACAGGCCTGCGGCTGAAGACACGCGCCCAGGAGGTGGAGGCCTTCAGTAAG CTGGCGTCAGAGAAGtttgaggagggggagaaggccCTGCAGGAGGCCAGACAGGTGGAGACGGAGCACCAGACCAGGCTGAGGAGCATCCACTCCCAGATGGAGAGACTGAGACAGCAGGAGCAACACCTCCATCAG GAGAGAATGAAGATGACAGAGCAGCGTAGAGAAGTGGAGAGACTGAAGCACAGCCTTCCAGTCACTCCTTTTCCTCAATCTATGGCCCCCATATTCACAG CAGACGTCAGCCCAGTGTTGTCAGTACCGCAGATTGCGTCAACCCAGGCTGTTCCCCAGCCCTCACTCCTGTTCGCCGGTCCTGGTTCTACGGAGCTCCAGGCCAGATTGGCCCTGCTCAGGCACACAGCAGAGAAG GATCGTGACTTTCTGCAGGACGAGCAGTTCTTCTTGGACACACTCAAGAAAGCACCTTACAATTCAGCCTTTCACACAGATTAA
- the LOC121568983 gene encoding fas-binding factor 1 homolog isoform X3, producing MAKQKKGQKSSIDDMLGDLLGDDDFPVKAKAPAREAGRLGPPLPSQSGKRSLLGDDDFFSKLAEEAENDEGSDVSEADPTALLESMKDIDDMDADLFGSKKKPSSAPAQSKCSGIGGPTKDPPKSGNKLKGGGISDEPAIEEKKPSSAPASTARGYKKFSFTGDDDDDLAPTTDKKDFDDPLADLLDDLPIEDKKEPKITKKAPDSPIIKKKETASPAPVPKKRDDLTFDDDEDDLMDALGFGESPKQSPKKTETVLVPKKESSELPQRARTRLDEILGRGTSPHLLERPPTGERKDPPQQQEKQQQQQHQKTPTTKDPFLEEDLTFGSYQPTLVTTPEGRHSRRQSVRFSTEDISASSPEKKPKPITLTTTFPRPAADWLGLSQDDEEEEEKEKPPPVPEPLKTPSSLSVGSKPSSSGNRIPQPLTETPNTSSKPPKPVGPSAEVSASQKDEDDWLSGALSRKKTQSSTRSEEKKTTQEDFLGLGDEVDLESFLSKRGSSPASRRKDASTPNTEPGDSPLPREPSPTAHSTPLREDQSRPVPQQSQMQNTAPAVQPQVSLSADSFQQMLLQQQQLVQSQLLGLGGAVDVVGLQRQKRETEKQNGDLALQARIIKLEGQVRSLQLELHQNQMLLESVQQRHKQDTELMENTHRARVKLLEDSAAQREARARQECEDLAERLATATRIAEQERTELQAQHQRRLAQTQQDRDREVERLRDLQRKSILEMKKDHEDQVQRLKRLKDEEIDAVTSATSQTRSLTVVIEQMEHFSHRLGDLSSRVESTHENTAQGLEQGARQRDEQLRVMQDRLGQQQRAMAEERTRLKEVIAKMDTQLAEQQRQLEKERWRVNAEQAKADSSQRGLDEERRSLTQHINMEREELERAKSALLEEQQQVMQRCAEERRTLAAEWTQFHAQEKQRQDRAEREASRALERDAHREGSIISMAQEQVDLKLRAGELKQREEAVVREREALERQREELDREKERLSGTGLRLKTRAQEVEAFSKLASEKFEEGEKALQEARQVETEHQTRLRSIHSQMERLRQQEQHLHQERMKMTEQRREVERLKHSLPVTPFPQSMAPIFTDVSPVLSVPQIASTQAVPQPSLLFAGPGSTELQARLALLRHTAEKDRDFLQDEQFFLDTLKKAPYNSAFHTD from the exons ATG GCTAAACAGAAGAAAGGACAGAAGA GTTCAATTGATGATATGTTAGGAGACCTGTTGGGAGATGATG ATTTCCCAGTGAAGGCCAAAGCTCCGGCCCGTGAAGCAGGCAGACTAGGACCTCCTCTACCATCACAAAGTGGAAAACG CTCACTATTGGGCGACGACGACTTCTTCAGCAAACTGGCTGAGGAAGCTGAAAATGATGAG GGCTCTGATGTTTCTGAGGCTGATCCCACAGCCTTACTGGAAAGTATGAAG GACATAGATGATATGGACGCTGATCTCTTTGGATCAAAGAAAAAGCCCAGTTCAGCCCCAGCTCAGAGTAAATGCTCCGGCATTGGAGGACCTACGAAAGATCCTCCTAAATCAGGAAACAAGTTAAAAGGAGGGGGAATCTCAGATGAGCCAGCCATTGAGGAGAAGAAGCCCAGTTCTGCTCCTGCATCCACAGCACGTGGCTACAAGAAGTTCAGCTTCACTGGT gatgatgatgatgatcttgCCCCAACAACTGACAAAAAAG ACTTTGATGATCCTTTGGCTGACCTGTTAGATGATCTACCCATAGAAGACAAAAAGGAACCAAAAATCACCAAAAAGGCCCCAGACTCCCCTATCATAAAGAAAAAAGAAACAG CCTCACCAGCTCCAGTTCCAAAGAAGCGGGATGACCTTACGTTTGATGATGACGAGGATGACCTAATGGATGCATTGGGGTTTGGAGAGAGTCCCAAACAGAGCCCTAAGAAGACGGAGACAGTGCTTGTACCAAAGAAAGAGAG CAGTGAGCTCCCTCAGAGAGCACGCACCAGGCTAGATGAGATTCTGGGGCGCGGGACGTCCCCTCACCTTCTGGAGCGCCCTCCAACAGGGGAGAGGAAGGACCCTCCGCAGCAGCAGGaaaagcagcagcagcaacaacatcaGAAGACCCCCACTACTAAAG ACCCCTTCCTAGAAGAAGACCTGACGTTTGGTTCTTATCAGCCCACACTGGTCACTACACCTGAGGGACGCCACTCACGCAGACAGTCGGTCAG ATTCTCCACTGAGGACATCAGTGCCTCTTCTCCTGAGAAGAAACCCAAACCCATCACGCTCACCACTACCTTCCCCCGGCCTGCTGCAGACTGGCTGGGGCTCTCGcaggatgatgaggaggaggaagagaaggaaaagCCCCCGCCTGTACCAGAACCCTTGAAGACCCCCtcctctttgtcagtgggaagtAAACCCTCCTCATCTGGCAACCGCATTCCACAGCCATTGACAGAGACCCCAAACACCTCTTCCAAACCCCCCAAGCCAGTAGGACCCAGTGCAGAGGTCTCTGCCAGCCAAAAGGATGAAGATGATTGGCTATCAGGGGCATTGAGCAGGAAGAAGACTCAATCATCCACACGGTCAGAGGAAAAGAAGACAACCCAGGAAGACTTTCTGGGGCTTGGAGATGAGGTGGATCTGGAGTCGTTTCTCAG TAAACGTGGTTCTTCACCAGCTTCCAGGAGGAAAGATGCATCTACCCCCAACACGGAACCAGG AGATTCTCCTCTGCCCAGGGAGCCCAGCCCTACTGCTCATTCTACCCCATTGAGAGAGGACCAGTCCAGGCCTG TGCCACAGCAAAGCCAGATGCAGAACACTGCACCTGCTGTCCAACCACAG GTGTCTCTTTCAGCAGACAGTTTTCAACAAATGTTACTACAACAGCAGCAG TTGGTGCAGTCCCAGCTGCTGGGGTTAGGGGGAGCTGTGGATGTAGTTGGGCtgcagagacagaagagagagactgagaagcAGAATGGAGATCTAGCTTTACAGGCACGCATCATCAAACTGGAGGGACAG GTGAGATCTCTACAGCTGGAGCTACACCAGAACCAGATGTTGCTGGAGAGTGTTCAGCAGAGACACAAGCAGGACACTGAGCTcatggagaacacacacag GGCTCGTGTGAAGCTGCTTGAGGATTCTGCAGCACAGCGAGAAGCACGGGCACGACAGGAATGCGAGGATCTAGCGGAGCGCCTGGCCACCGCCACGCGTATAGCTGAACAGGAGCGTACAGAGCTGCAGGCACAGCACCAGCGCAGACTGGCCCAAACCCAGCAGGACAGAGACCGAGAGGTGGAGAGACTCAGGGACCTACAGAG GAAGTCTATTTTGGAGATGAAGAAAGACCATGAGGATCAGGTCCAGAGGCTGAAGAGATTGAAGGATGAGGAGATTGATGCTGTGACCAGTGCCACATCACAAACCAG GTCCCTGACAGTGGTGATTGAGCAGATGGAGCATTTCTCCCACAGGCTGGGGGACCTTTCGTCTCGGGTGGAGAGCACCCATGAGAACACAGCTCAGGGGCTGGAGCAAGGGGCACGGCAGAGAGACGAACAGCTCCGAG TGATGCAGGACCGTCTGGGCCAGCAGCAGAGGGCCATGGCAGAGGAGAGAACAAGGCTCAAAGAAGTCATCGCCAAGATGGACACCCAGCTGGCTGAGCAGCAGAGGCAACTAGAGAAG GAGCGCTGGAGGGTGAATGCGGAGCAGGCTAAGGCTGACTCATCTCAGAGAGGCCTGGACGAGGAGAGACGCTCTCTGACTCAGCACATCaacatggagagagaggagctggagagggcaAAA AGTGCCCTGTTGGAGGAGCAGCAGCAGGTAATGCAGCGCTgtgcggaggagaggaggacgcTGGCGGCTGAGTGGACACAGTTCCACGCCCAGGAGAAGCAGAGGCAGGACCGGGCAGAGCGGGAGGCCAGCCGGGCGCTGGAGAGGGATGCCCACAGAGAGGGCTCCATCATCAGCATGGCACAG GAACAGGTGGACCTGAAGCTGCGTGCTGGGGAGCTGAAGCAGCGTGAGGAGGCTGTAGTGCGGGAGAGGGAGGCtctggagagacagagggaggagctggacagggagaaggagaggctgAGTGGTACAGGCCTGCGGCTGAAGACACGCGCCCAGGAGGTGGAGGCCTTCAGTAAG CTGGCGTCAGAGAAGtttgaggagggggagaaggccCTGCAGGAGGCCAGACAGGTGGAGACGGAGCACCAGACCAGGCTGAGGAGCATCCACTCCCAGATGGAGAGACTGAGACAGCAGGAGCAACACCTCCATCAG GAGAGAATGAAGATGACAGAGCAGCGTAGAGAAGTGGAGAGACTGAAGCACAGCCTTCCAGTCACTCCTTTTCCTCAATCTATGGCCCCCATATTCACAG ACGTCAGCCCAGTGTTGTCAGTACCGCAGATTGCGTCAACCCAGGCTGTTCCCCAGCCCTCACTCCTGTTCGCCGGTCCTGGTTCTACGGAGCTCCAGGCCAGATTGGCCCTGCTCAGGCACACAGCAGAGAAG GATCGTGACTTTCTGCAGGACGAGCAGTTCTTCTTGGACACACTCAAGAAAGCACCTTACAATTCAGCCTTTCACACAGATTAA